Proteins encoded together in one Flavobacterium keumense window:
- a CDS encoding GMC oxidoreductase, with product MVNINTNLKEQNTYDAIVIGSGISGGWAAKELTEKGLRVLMLERGMNIEHVKDYETAMKDPWEFEHRGRLTQEQKRTHPVQIRDYPYQEANEKWWVNDLECPYTEEKRFDWYRGFHVGGKSLMWGRQSYRFSDINFEDNKKDGHGNDWPIRYKDLAPWYDYVERFAGISGQNENWPLLPDGQFLPPMDLNCVEKSVKERIEKHYNKERILTIGRTANLTVPHNGRGNCQYRNLCSRGCPFGAYFSTQSATLPAAMATKRLTVRPYSIVNHIIYDKNTKKAKGVMVIDAETNETMEFYAKIVFVNGSTLGSTFILLNSTSEAHPNGLGNGSGQLGHNLMDHHFRCGAEGTAEGFEDKYTYGRRANGIYIPRYQNYGNDKRDYLRGFGYQGGASRGNWQADVAELAFGADFKNNMSKPADHWKMGLGGFGEMLPYYENKVTLDHSKKDKWGQPVLKIDCEYKENEEKMREDMMNDAAEMLEAAGMKNIQTYDIGCYPGMAIHEMGTARMGNDPKDSVLNKWNQMHEVSNVFVTDGSCMPSIACQNPSLTFMALTARAADYAVKELKKKNI from the coding sequence ATCGTGAATATCAATACGAACTTAAAAGAGCAAAACACTTATGACGCAATCGTTATAGGTTCTGGTATTAGTGGTGGTTGGGCTGCCAAAGAATTAACAGAAAAAGGATTACGCGTTTTAATGTTAGAACGTGGAATGAATATAGAGCATGTTAAGGATTATGAAACCGCTATGAAAGATCCTTGGGAATTTGAACATAGAGGTAGATTAACCCAAGAACAGAAAAGAACTCATCCGGTTCAAATTAGAGATTATCCTTATCAAGAAGCTAATGAAAAATGGTGGGTAAATGATTTGGAATGCCCTTATACTGAAGAAAAACGTTTTGATTGGTATAGAGGTTTTCATGTAGGAGGAAAATCGTTAATGTGGGGACGCCAAAGTTACCGTTTTAGCGATATCAACTTTGAAGACAATAAAAAAGACGGACATGGAAATGATTGGCCTATTCGCTATAAAGATTTGGCTCCATGGTATGATTATGTAGAAAGATTTGCTGGAATCAGTGGTCAAAATGAAAATTGGCCTCTTCTACCTGATGGTCAATTTCTTCCACCAATGGATTTGAACTGTGTTGAAAAATCAGTAAAAGAAAGAATTGAAAAGCATTACAATAAAGAAAGAATCTTAACTATTGGACGTACTGCCAACTTAACGGTACCTCACAATGGTCGTGGAAATTGTCAATACAGAAATTTATGTAGCCGTGGATGTCCTTTTGGGGCATATTTTAGCACACAATCTGCTACTTTACCTGCTGCTATGGCAACTAAACGTTTAACTGTTAGACCGTATTCTATTGTGAATCACATCATTTACGATAAAAACACTAAAAAAGCAAAAGGTGTTATGGTAATTGATGCAGAGACTAATGAAACAATGGAGTTTTATGCTAAAATTGTTTTTGTAAACGGTTCTACTCTAGGTTCGACCTTTATTTTGTTAAACTCTACTTCTGAAGCACATCCAAATGGTTTAGGAAATGGAAGTGGTCAATTAGGACATAATTTAATGGATCATCATTTCCGTTGTGGTGCCGAAGGTACTGCAGAAGGTTTTGAAGACAAGTATACTTATGGACGTAGAGCGAACGGAATTTACATCCCACGTTATCAAAACTATGGTAATGATAAACGTGATTACTTAAGAGGATTTGGCTACCAAGGTGGAGCAAGTCGTGGCAATTGGCAAGCTGATGTTGCTGAATTAGCTTTTGGGGCTGATTTTAAAAACAATATGTCTAAACCTGCAGATCACTGGAAAATGGGATTAGGAGGTTTTGGAGAAATGCTACCGTATTATGAAAATAAAGTAACACTTGACCATTCTAAAAAAGACAAATGGGGCCAACCAGTCTTAAAAATTGATTGTGAATACAAAGAGAATGAAGAAAAAATGCGTGAAGATATGATGAATGATGCAGCTGAAATGCTTGAAGCAGCTGGTATGAAAAACATTCAAACGTATGACATTGGCTGTTATCCAGGTATGGCAATTCACGAAATGGGTACCGCTCGTATGGGTAACGATCCTAAAGATTCTGTGTTAAATAAATGGAATCAAATGCATGAGGTAAGTAATGTATTTGTAACTGATGGATCTTGTATGCCTTCTATTGCATGCCAAAACCCTTCATTGACATTTATGGCTTTAACAGCACGTGCTGCTGATTATGCAGTTAAAGAATTAAAGAAAAAAAATATCTAG
- a CDS encoding Gfo/Idh/MocA family protein, which yields MTRKLRMGMVGGGQDAFIGAIHRLAANMDGLIELSCGALSINPEVAKASGKALFLPESRTYLTYEEMIKAEAALPADERIDFVTIVTPNFAHFAPAMMALEHGFNVVIEKPITFSLEEAKLLEKKLKETGLTLCLTHTYSGYPMVKQAKAMVREGQLGKIRKVWVEYPQGWLSKLSEREGNAQAAWRTDPKKSGKSSVMGDIGTHAAHLAEYITGSKIMEICAELNTLVEGRVMDDDGAVMLKFDNGAKGVLMASQVAAGEENAVKIRVYGEKGGIEWLQHEPNSLIVKWLEKPVQILRAGSNYGHLSSFARHNCRTPGGHPEGYLEAFANIYRNFALTLGCKIEGTQPTPEMLDFPSIEDGLRGMAFIDNVVLSAKSDKKWTPNVL from the coding sequence ATGACAAGAAAATTAAGAATGGGAATGGTCGGTGGCGGCCAAGATGCTTTTATTGGAGCAATACATCGTTTAGCAGCCAATATGGATGGCTTAATTGAATTAAGTTGTGGTGCTTTGAGCATCAATCCTGAAGTAGCGAAAGCATCTGGAAAAGCATTATTTCTTCCTGAATCAAGAACGTATTTGACTTACGAAGAAATGATTAAAGCGGAAGCGGCTTTACCAGCTGATGAGAGAATTGATTTTGTTACCATTGTAACACCCAATTTCGCTCACTTTGCTCCTGCTATGATGGCTTTGGAACACGGATTTAATGTAGTCATCGAAAAGCCAATTACATTTTCGTTAGAGGAAGCAAAACTATTAGAGAAAAAATTAAAAGAAACAGGATTAACACTTTGTCTAACCCACACCTACTCTGGTTACCCAATGGTAAAACAAGCCAAAGCTATGGTAAGAGAAGGGCAATTAGGTAAAATTCGTAAGGTTTGGGTAGAATATCCTCAAGGATGGTTGAGTAAACTATCCGAAAGAGAAGGAAATGCTCAAGCTGCCTGGCGAACAGATCCTAAGAAATCAGGGAAAAGTTCTGTAATGGGTGATATTGGAACTCATGCAGCGCATTTAGCTGAATATATTACAGGATCAAAAATTATGGAAATTTGTGCTGAATTAAACACTTTAGTAGAAGGTCGCGTAATGGACGATGACGGGGCTGTAATGCTAAAATTTGATAATGGAGCTAAAGGGGTTTTAATGGCATCTCAAGTAGCAGCTGGTGAAGAAAATGCTGTTAAGATTAGAGTGTATGGCGAAAAAGGTGGCATCGAATGGTTACAACACGAGCCTAATTCTTTGATTGTGAAATGGTTAGAAAAACCGGTGCAAATTTTAAGAGCCGGTTCAAATTATGGTCATTTATCTTCATTTGCTAGACACAATTGCAGAACCCCAGGCGGACATCCAGAAGGTTATTTAGAAGCTTTTGCTAATATCTACAGAAACTTTGCTTTAACTTTAGGATGTAAAATTGAAGGTACACAACCTACTCCAGAAATGTTGGACTTCCCTTCTATCGAGGATGGTTTGCGAGGTATGGCATTTATTGATAATGTAGTTTTATCAGCAAAGTCTGATAAAAAATGGACCCCTAACGTTTTATAA
- a CDS encoding sugar phosphate isomerase/epimerase family protein, with product MTTIQGPAVFLAQFVGDKAPFNSLDGICKWAADLGFKAIQMPTLDARFIDLQKAAESKTYADELTGKIASYGLQISELSTHLQGQLVAVHPAYDDFFDGFAPAALRGNPKARQEWAVQQLKYAAQASQNLGLNAHATFSGSLLWQFFHPWPQRPPGLIEEGFAELAKRWLPILNEFDQNGVDVCYEIHPGEDLFDGETYEMFLKAVNNHSRACLLYDPSHFVLQQLDYIQYIDFYHERIKAFHVKDAEFNPTGKQGTFGGYQGWADRAGRYRSPGDGQVDFKTIFSKLAQYDYKGWAVMEWECCIKNQEDGAREGAEFIKKHIIRVTDKAFDDFAAVETNTQLNRKNLGL from the coding sequence ATGACAACAATACAAGGACCAGCAGTTTTTTTGGCGCAATTTGTTGGAGATAAAGCTCCATTTAATTCGTTAGACGGGATATGTAAATGGGCAGCTGATTTAGGTTTTAAAGCGATACAAATGCCAACATTAGATGCGCGTTTTATCGATTTGCAAAAAGCAGCTGAAAGTAAAACCTATGCAGATGAATTGACAGGAAAAATAGCCTCTTACGGCTTACAAATTTCAGAATTGTCAACACATTTACAAGGCCAACTAGTAGCTGTTCATCCTGCTTATGATGATTTCTTCGATGGCTTTGCTCCTGCTGCTTTGCGCGGGAATCCAAAAGCACGTCAAGAATGGGCAGTACAACAACTAAAATATGCCGCTCAAGCTTCTCAAAATTTAGGATTAAATGCACACGCTACTTTTAGTGGCTCATTGCTTTGGCAATTTTTTCATCCTTGGCCTCAAAGACCACCGGGATTAATCGAGGAAGGATTTGCAGAATTAGCCAAACGTTGGTTACCAATTTTAAATGAATTTGATCAGAATGGTGTGGATGTTTGTTATGAGATTCATCCAGGAGAAGATTTGTTTGATGGTGAAACCTACGAAATGTTTTTGAAAGCAGTAAACAACCATTCGAGAGCCTGTTTATTGTATGATCCATCTCATTTTGTATTACAGCAATTGGACTACATTCAGTATATTGATTTTTATCACGAACGCATAAAAGCATTTCATGTTAAAGATGCCGAATTCAATCCTACAGGTAAACAAGGAACTTTTGGTGGATACCAAGGTTGGGCTGACCGTGCAGGACGATATCGCTCACCAGGTGATGGTCAAGTTGATTTCAAAACTATCTTTAGTAAACTAGCACAATACGATTACAAAGGTTGGGCGGTGATGGAATGGGAATGCTGTATCAAAAATCAAGAAGATGGTGCTCGTGAGGGTGCAGAATTTATCAAAAAACATATTATCAGGGTGACTGACAAAGCATTTGATGATTTTGCAGCAGTTGAAACCAATACACAACTGAACAGAAAAAATTTAGGATTATAA
- a CDS encoding c-type cytochrome, whose product MKRTYLLLGIAAFTLASFSKIDSDKKYIKKTTIKVQSNDGERLIAKSDCVGCHKLDKKLIGPAYIDVAKKYANTDKNVSYLADKIIKGGSGVWGSMPMSAHSSLKKEDAKSMAKYILSLKK is encoded by the coding sequence ATGAAACGTACTTATTTACTATTAGGCATAGCCGCATTTACTTTAGCTTCTTTTTCTAAAATAGATTCAGATAAAAAATACATCAAGAAAACAACTATCAAAGTTCAATCAAATGATGGTGAAAGATTAATCGCAAAATCAGATTGTGTGGGTTGTCATAAATTAGATAAAAAATTGATAGGGCCAGCTTATATAGATGTTGCAAAAAAATATGCTAATACTGATAAAAATGTTAGTTATTTAGCAGACAAAATTATTAAAGGAGGTTCAGGTGTTTGGGGATCAATGCCTATGTCTGCTCATTCCTCTTTGAAAAAAGAAGATGCTAAATCAATGGCCAAATATATTTTATCATTAAAAAAATAG
- a CDS encoding Gfo/Idh/MocA family protein: MKKEEQKMPNNNRRDFIKTGAMAAAAFMIVPRHVLGKGYIAPSDRLVIAGIGVGGKGQSDIAMFHKSGKANIGFLCDVDTRRAANSVNAFPKAKFYKDWREMLDKEHKNFDAVSVSTPDHNHAIQCLAAMQLGKHVYVQKPMAHDIYEARILTQAAKKYKVVTQMGNQGSSNDASRTMKEWYEAGLIGDVHTIYAWTDRPVWPQGIPWSTAKPEVPKELDWDLWLGTAPYKNYVDKLVPFNWRGWWDYGTGALGDMGCHLLETPFSVLNLKYAKDVQCSVGSVYVDEFKRGYFPESCPPSSHVTLTFPKTDKTEGDVTVHWMDGGIQPVRPKELGPNEIFGDGGNGTLFVGTKGKMMCDTYGLNPRLLPLSRNENLHVAEKYPRVKDGMDGHYRQWVEAAIAGYGKHQVSSGFEIAGPLTEALLMANLAIRGYDIVRDELGEDVYPGRSAKLLWDNDAMRITNFDEVNQFVKREYREGWKNLTL; this comes from the coding sequence ATGAAAAAGGAAGAACAAAAAATGCCAAATAACAATCGTCGAGACTTCATAAAAACTGGTGCTATGGCAGCAGCAGCTTTTATGATTGTTCCTCGTCATGTATTGGGAAAAGGCTATATAGCCCCAAGTGATCGATTAGTAATTGCAGGAATTGGTGTTGGTGGAAAAGGGCAATCTGATATCGCAATGTTCCACAAAAGTGGAAAAGCTAATATTGGTTTTTTATGTGATGTTGACACTCGAAGAGCAGCTAATAGTGTAAATGCTTTTCCGAAAGCTAAGTTTTATAAAGATTGGCGCGAAATGTTAGACAAAGAGCATAAAAATTTTGATGCTGTTTCAGTTTCTACTCCCGATCATAATCATGCTATTCAATGTCTGGCAGCAATGCAGTTGGGTAAACATGTATATGTCCAAAAGCCAATGGCTCATGATATTTATGAAGCTAGAATTTTAACTCAAGCCGCTAAAAAATACAAAGTAGTGACACAAATGGGAAATCAGGGTTCTTCTAATGATGCTTCTAGAACTATGAAAGAATGGTATGAAGCAGGCTTAATAGGAGATGTTCACACCATATATGCTTGGACAGATCGACCTGTTTGGCCACAAGGTATTCCTTGGTCAACAGCAAAGCCTGAAGTGCCAAAAGAGCTAGATTGGGATTTATGGTTAGGAACAGCTCCTTATAAAAACTATGTAGATAAATTAGTTCCATTTAACTGGAGAGGATGGTGGGATTATGGAACCGGAGCTTTAGGAGACATGGGATGTCACTTATTAGAAACTCCTTTTAGCGTTTTAAATTTAAAATATGCAAAAGATGTTCAGTGTAGTGTGGGATCTGTTTATGTAGATGAATTTAAACGTGGTTATTTTCCAGAAAGTTGTCCTCCTTCTAGTCATGTTACCTTAACTTTTCCTAAAACAGACAAAACAGAAGGTGATGTTACAGTACACTGGATGGATGGGGGTATTCAGCCTGTTCGTCCTAAAGAATTAGGTCCAAATGAAATTTTTGGAGACGGAGGCAATGGAACATTATTCGTAGGAACCAAAGGAAAAATGATGTGCGACACCTACGGACTAAATCCTCGTTTATTGCCATTAAGTAGAAATGAAAATCTTCATGTAGCAGAAAAATACCCACGTGTAAAAGATGGTATGGATGGTCACTATAGACAATGGGTTGAAGCCGCTATTGCTGGATATGGAAAACACCAAGTAAGTTCCGGTTTCGAAATTGCAGGGCCATTAACAGAGGCATTATTAATGGCTAATTTGGCAATCAGAGGTTATGATATTGTCCGAGATGAATTAGGAGAAGATGTATATCCAGGTCGTTCTGCTAAGTTGTTATGGGACAATGATGCCATGAGAATTACAAATTTTGATGAAGTAAATCAATTTGTGAAACGTGAGTATCGCGAAGGATGGAAAAATTTAACACTTTAA
- a CDS encoding 3-keto-disaccharide hydrolase translates to MIKNIFKIALLTILIQTTNAQTALPKGFVSLFDGQTTTGWHSYGKKTAGSAWKVEDGVLHFDPIIAKNGQGGDLVTDKEYTNFHLKLEWKVAAKSNSGIIFYVNEDLAKFKNTYETGLEMQVLDNDGHPDGKIEKHRAGDLYDLIKSTTEPVKPVGEWNSVDIVCKFGKLQMLLNGVKVVETMLWDDNFKALVAKSKFATWPGFAAFQSGKIALQDHGDNVWYRNIMIKEWNSLQPTTGCK, encoded by the coding sequence ATGATTAAGAATATTTTTAAAATAGCACTACTTACTATTTTGATACAAACAACTAATGCTCAGACTGCTTTACCGAAAGGATTTGTTTCACTATTTGACGGACAAACTACCACAGGTTGGCATTCATACGGAAAAAAAACTGCTGGTTCTGCTTGGAAAGTAGAAGATGGAGTATTGCATTTTGATCCAATAATCGCTAAAAACGGTCAAGGTGGTGATTTAGTCACCGATAAAGAATACACTAATTTCCATTTAAAATTAGAATGGAAAGTGGCTGCTAAATCTAATAGTGGAATAATTTTTTATGTTAATGAAGATTTGGCAAAATTTAAAAACACCTACGAAACTGGGTTAGAAATGCAAGTTTTAGATAACGATGGTCATCCAGATGGTAAAATAGAAAAACATAGAGCTGGTGATTTATACGATTTAATCAAAAGTACAACTGAACCTGTAAAACCTGTAGGTGAATGGAATTCTGTAGATATTGTATGTAAATTCGGGAAATTACAAATGTTACTAAACGGAGTGAAAGTAGTCGAAACCATGCTTTGGGATGATAATTTTAAAGCGCTTGTTGCTAAAAGTAAATTTGCTACTTGGCCAGGATTTGCTGCATTCCAGTCTGGAAAAATTGCTTTACAAGACCATGGAGATAATGTTTGGTACAGAAATATCATGATCAAAGAATGGAATTCATTGCAACCTACAACAGGTTGTAAATAA
- a CDS encoding nucleoside permease encodes MNTTNRIKLSTMMFLEFFIWGAWFVTLGTFLGTNLKASGAESAAVFSTQSWGAIIAPFIIGLIADRYFNAERILGVLHLIGAFLMYQMYQSNEVGSFYIYVLSYMVLYMPTLALVNSVAFNQMKDPEKEFANIRVWGTIGWILAGLAISFVFHWDTTENIAQGMLKNTFLLAGIAALVLGLLSFTLPATPPKVSDDKIKIADIIGLDALKLLKDKNFAVFFLSSILICIPLAFYYQNAHPFLTEAGIENPTGKMAIGQISEALFLLLIPVFFTRFGFKKTILVGMLAWAIRYALFAYGNGADLSFMLIIGIALHGICYDFFFVSGQIYTNSKAGEKYKSAAQGLITLATYGVGMLIGFAVAGWITDNYKTATGTINWEMVWIIPAGIALAVFVLFALTFNDKNKAEVSH; translated from the coding sequence ATGAATACAACCAACCGTATTAAATTATCAACTATGATGTTCCTTGAATTTTTCATATGGGGCGCGTGGTTTGTAACATTAGGAACATTTTTAGGAACTAATTTAAAAGCATCTGGAGCCGAAAGTGCTGCTGTATTTTCTACTCAATCTTGGGGAGCTATTATTGCCCCTTTCATTATTGGATTAATTGCAGACCGTTATTTTAATGCCGAAAGAATTTTAGGAGTATTACACTTGATAGGTGCTTTTTTAATGTACCAAATGTACCAATCTAATGAAGTAGGCTCTTTTTATATCTATGTTCTAAGTTATATGGTTTTATACATGCCAACTTTGGCATTGGTAAATTCAGTAGCCTTCAATCAAATGAAAGATCCTGAAAAAGAATTTGCCAACATTCGCGTTTGGGGAACTATCGGATGGATTTTAGCTGGATTAGCGATTAGTTTTGTTTTTCATTGGGATACCACTGAAAATATTGCTCAAGGAATGTTGAAAAACACGTTCTTATTGGCAGGAATTGCTGCATTGGTATTAGGATTACTAAGCTTTACCTTACCTGCTACTCCACCTAAGGTATCGGATGATAAAATTAAAATTGCTGACATCATTGGATTAGACGCATTGAAATTATTGAAAGATAAAAACTTTGCAGTATTCTTCCTTTCTTCTATTTTGATTTGTATTCCATTGGCGTTTTATTACCAAAATGCGCATCCATTTTTAACCGAAGCTGGAATAGAAAATCCAACAGGAAAAATGGCTATTGGTCAAATTTCTGAGGCACTATTCTTATTATTAATTCCTGTTTTCTTTACTCGTTTCGGATTTAAGAAAACGATTTTAGTAGGAATGTTGGCTTGGGCTATTCGTTATGCACTATTTGCGTACGGAAATGGTGCTGATTTGAGTTTTATGTTAATTATTGGAATAGCATTACACGGAATTTGTTATGATTTCTTCTTTGTTTCTGGACAAATTTATACTAATTCAAAAGCAGGAGAAAAATACAAAAGTGCTGCTCAAGGGTTAATTACTTTGGCCACTTATGGTGTGGGTATGTTAATCGGTTTTGCAGTAGCGGGATGGATTACAGATAATTACAAAACTGCAACAGGAACAATCAACTGGGAGATGGTCTGGATTATTCCTGCAGGAATTGCTCTAGCTGTTTTTGTTTTATTTGCATTGACATTCAACGACAAAAATAAAGCAGAAGTTTCACACTAA
- a CDS encoding hydroxypyruvate isomerase family protein — MKTNFNRRSVIKGILASSAALSIPLELSAFGFIKEKTTTIPMLKGNINHSVSRWCFDSLDLETLCVEAKKMGITGIDLVGPEAWPTLKKYNLVSTMCNGAELNLVDGFNDTQFHEKLIQRYSEMIPRVAEAGYKNLICFSGNRRGKSDDEGWTNCVIGLQKLIPLAEKYKVTLVMELLNSKIDHKDYQCNHTAWGVELVKRINSPNFKLLYDIYHMQIDEGDVIRTIKDNIQYIAHFHTAGVPGRNEIDDTQELNYPAIMRAIAGTGFKGFVGQEFVPKNPNKLASLQQAITICDI; from the coding sequence ATGAAAACCAACTTCAATAGACGTTCTGTAATCAAAGGAATACTTGCCAGTTCTGCTGCGCTAAGTATTCCTTTAGAATTGTCTGCTTTTGGTTTTATAAAAGAGAAAACAACTACTATTCCTATGCTAAAAGGCAATATCAATCATTCGGTTTCTCGATGGTGTTTTGATTCATTAGATTTAGAAACCTTGTGTGTTGAAGCAAAGAAAATGGGAATCACAGGAATCGATTTAGTGGGACCAGAAGCTTGGCCAACACTAAAAAAATACAATTTGGTTTCTACTATGTGTAATGGTGCTGAATTAAATTTAGTTGATGGTTTTAACGATACTCAATTTCACGAAAAACTAATTCAACGCTATTCAGAGATGATTCCGCGTGTGGCTGAAGCAGGGTACAAAAATTTAATTTGTTTTAGTGGTAATCGAAGAGGAAAATCAGATGATGAAGGTTGGACTAATTGTGTGATTGGATTACAAAAATTAATCCCATTAGCTGAAAAGTATAAAGTTACTCTAGTAATGGAATTATTGAACAGTAAAATTGACCATAAAGACTACCAATGCAATCACACGGCTTGGGGGGTTGAATTAGTTAAACGAATTAATTCACCCAATTTCAAATTGCTTTACGATATCTATCACATGCAAATTGATGAAGGTGACGTAATTAGAACTATAAAAGATAATATCCAATACATTGCCCATTTTCATACGGCTGGTGTTCCTGGTCGAAATGAAATTGACGACACACAGGAATTGAACTATCCTGCGATTATGAGAGCTATTGCAGGAACTGGTTTTAAAGGATTTGTTGGACAAGAATTTGTTCCTAAAAATCCAAATAAATTAGCCTCCTTGCAACAAGCGATAACTATTTGCGACATTTAA
- a CDS encoding sugar phosphate isomerase/epimerase family protein — translation MNKRREFLINSGLVLGTLAITPSLAFTTKKRAIGIQLWTLRETLPKDIKGVLAQIAKAGFTEVETFGFSPKDNAFFGTTVTDFKAILDANGLKATSNHFDFNNFIKTGDLSDLKSYIAAAKVLGSEYVTIPWILPELRGTSADDYKKLAAGINKVAQQCHAAGLKLAYHNHDFEFTKFGNTNGYEILLNETDPKLVDFELDLYWAVRAGHNPLDLFKQHPGRFTMWHVKDMDKANKELNAEIGKGAIDFKAIFAQSKLSGMKRFFLEHETNYTPNPLESIKTSFDYISKNLI, via the coding sequence ATGAACAAAAGAAGAGAATTTTTAATTAATAGTGGTTTAGTACTAGGTACTTTGGCCATTACCCCTTCCCTAGCCTTTACAACTAAAAAAAGAGCTATTGGAATTCAATTATGGACTTTGCGTGAAACTTTGCCTAAAGATATTAAAGGAGTTTTGGCACAGATTGCTAAAGCTGGATTTACAGAAGTGGAAACATTTGGTTTCTCACCAAAAGATAATGCTTTCTTCGGAACAACGGTTACCGATTTCAAAGCGATCTTGGACGCGAATGGTTTGAAAGCTACAAGTAACCATTTTGATTTTAACAACTTTATTAAAACTGGCGATCTTAGTGACCTAAAATCATACATAGCAGCTGCTAAAGTATTAGGAAGTGAATATGTTACTATTCCATGGATTTTACCTGAATTAAGAGGGACTTCAGCTGATGATTACAAAAAATTAGCGGCAGGAATCAATAAAGTAGCACAACAATGTCACGCTGCAGGTTTAAAATTAGCCTATCATAATCACGACTTTGAATTCACAAAATTCGGAAATACAAATGGGTATGAAATCTTGTTAAATGAAACGGATCCAAAATTAGTTGATTTTGAATTGGATTTATACTGGGCGGTTCGTGCAGGACATAACCCATTGGATTTATTCAAGCAACATCCTGGACGTTTCACTATGTGGCACGTAAAAGACATGGATAAAGCCAATAAAGAATTAAATGCTGAAATTGGCAAAGGAGCTATTGATTTCAAAGCCATTTTTGCACAATCAAAATTGTCAGGAATGAAACGTTTCTTTTTAGAACATGAAACGAATTATACTCCAAATCCTTTGGAATCAATCAAAACTAGTTTTGATTATATTTCTAAAAATCTAATCTAG
- a CDS encoding phytanoyl-CoA dioxygenase family protein — protein sequence MENINQTMTPTMTPTMATNAHKDIPGNPSVAKSSVQKLNDRSNGKPLRLLTEEQWNFWITNGYIVIKNAVPKENAERLANFIWEFEEKDPNDPSTWYAPPRAEMQMKELTNSGMVELYNHQYQWDNRQMQKVYDAFVDVWGTEKLWVTIDRANLNFPVRPDHEFKGFIHWDYDPETKPQNVQGVLALVDTTDENMGGFQCIPELFRTYDTWKLTQPEDRHRFQPDITGFEDQLVKVKMEAGDLLIFNSLQPHGIRPNLTQDKVRVAQYISMMPAEEDNEELKAWRINSWKNRIAPEGYAFPGDPRKWEITKHKTAELSDLGKKLLGLEKW from the coding sequence ATGGAAAATATAAACCAAACGATGACTCCTACAATGACGCCAACGATGGCGACTAACGCACACAAAGATATTCCTGGAAATCCATCGGTAGCCAAATCAAGTGTGCAAAAACTAAATGATCGTTCTAACGGCAAACCACTTCGTTTATTAACTGAAGAGCAATGGAATTTCTGGATAACCAATGGGTATATTGTAATCAAAAATGCCGTACCAAAAGAAAACGCAGAACGATTGGCTAATTTTATTTGGGAATTTGAAGAGAAAGATCCCAATGACCCATCTACTTGGTATGCACCTCCAAGGGCAGAAATGCAAATGAAAGAATTAACTAATAGCGGAATGGTGGAATTGTACAATCACCAATACCAATGGGATAATCGCCAGATGCAAAAAGTTTATGATGCTTTTGTTGATGTTTGGGGAACAGAGAAATTATGGGTTACCATTGATAGAGCCAATTTGAATTTTCCTGTTCGTCCAGACCATGAATTCAAAGGATTCATCCATTGGGATTACGATCCTGAAACAAAACCACAAAATGTGCAAGGCGTGCTGGCTTTGGTAGATACAACGGATGAGAATATGGGAGGCTTTCAATGTATTCCTGAATTGTTCCGCACCTATGATACTTGGAAATTAACTCAACCCGAAGACAGACATCGTTTTCAACCTGATATTACAGGATTTGAAGATCAATTAGTGAAAGTGAAAATGGAAGCGGGAGATTTATTAATTTTTAATAGTTTGCAACCTCACGGAATTCGCCCTAATTTAACTCAAGACAAAGTGCGTGTAGCGCAATATATTTCAATGATGCCTGCAGAAGAAGATAATGAAGAGCTTAAAGCATGGCGCATCAATTCTTGGAAAAACCGGATTGCACCTGAAGGATATGCATTTCCTGGTGATCCAAGAAAATGGGAAATCACAAAACACAAAACAGCCGAATTAAGCGATTTGGGTAAGAAGTTATTAGGCTTAGAAAAGTGGTAA